The Microscilla marina ATCC 23134 genome has a segment encoding these proteins:
- a CDS encoding LysM peptidoglycan-binding domain-containing protein has protein sequence MTKNLTLEAFFKKVLAAFLLGTYCSIAHHIQATPIQSSFRIGDIRIELSYRARQQVNKEAQQIRASPYFLKKQVPLASLYLPLVNQELRPLKIPAAFKYLALVNNPLQDSIKFWANAHEMAPLLGLRVGAQLDESLNVVMTSHALALYFRKKYQRSQHWVKTLLSYEMSSYQIRRFLRHHYSRHSKTLRLDKNTPMFLVNFLATWSVYSSALRKKKQYAVTLIKYDLVNNKTFDRIGKEFSLPAASVQHYNAWFRGRVIPSGRKYYVIIPMPTRSPSGNSHAITHTKRYTRASVKRYSPTSRVIKPLANRQVKHRVSRGETLYSISRLYGVSIDKVKQWNGLHSNKLSAGQQLYMSVPKHLKIASQRTQLLANNYKKHHTRQYAGGTQTHPQHRLVGNKLTTYSAVPTNNNPAIFHTVQSGDNLYRISKKYNVSVTKLRTLNKMRNNTVFAGKKLLIRPAYAHGVANMTHLPINTKPHGRVERAAPNSPHVPTVMYVAGIRLKITDYAQRLIQSEVNQLRSHPRFFQKKLERIQVYMPIIKKILRKENIPSDFRFLPILESSLIANAVSSSNAVGYWQFKEESALEVGIQIDENVDERLNIVTATNGATRYLNRNHLFFKNWMYTLLSYNLGFAGTQEYLEDLYVNYSPTKVKTMTIDGNTHWYIRRFLAHKLVFEQPLSRYIATPTRLKHFTLRNRSTLQQIARTKRVDLALLRKYNQWLKTWKTPNDKTYTVILPLKN, from the coding sequence ATGACTAAAAATTTAACTCTAGAGGCATTTTTTAAAAAGGTGTTGGCTGCCTTTTTATTAGGAACTTATTGTAGCATTGCTCACCACATTCAGGCAACACCCATTCAGAGTTCTTTTCGCATAGGTGACATTAGAATTGAACTAAGTTATCGAGCCAGGCAACAAGTAAATAAAGAAGCGCAACAGATAAGAGCAAGCCCTTATTTTCTGAAAAAACAAGTGCCTTTGGCAAGTTTATACTTACCCTTGGTCAATCAGGAGTTGCGACCCCTGAAAATACCTGCGGCTTTTAAATACCTTGCCTTGGTCAATAATCCGCTGCAAGACAGTATTAAGTTTTGGGCAAATGCCCATGAAATGGCGCCTTTGTTGGGGCTAAGGGTGGGCGCACAACTAGACGAAAGCCTCAATGTAGTAATGACTAGCCATGCACTGGCACTTTACTTTCGTAAAAAATACCAACGTAGCCAACACTGGGTCAAGACTTTGTTGTCTTATGAAATGTCGTCTTACCAAATCCGACGTTTTTTGCGGCATCATTATTCGAGGCACAGCAAGACCTTGCGACTTGACAAAAATACCCCTATGTTTTTAGTCAATTTTTTGGCTACCTGGAGTGTCTATAGCAGTGCATTGCGCAAGAAAAAACAATATGCAGTGACGCTCATCAAGTATGACCTAGTCAATAACAAAACTTTTGATCGTATTGGCAAAGAGTTTAGTTTGCCCGCTGCTTCGGTGCAGCACTACAATGCCTGGTTTAGGGGGCGGGTAATACCCAGTGGTAGAAAATACTATGTGATTATCCCTATGCCTACCCGATCGCCTAGTGGCAACTCTCACGCTATTACCCACACCAAACGCTACACCAGAGCTTCTGTGAAGCGTTATTCACCCACATCAAGAGTAATCAAACCTCTGGCAAATCGTCAGGTAAAACACCGGGTAAGCCGGGGTGAAACGCTTTATAGTATTTCGCGGTTGTATGGGGTAAGCATAGATAAGGTAAAGCAGTGGAACGGACTACACAGTAATAAGCTCAGTGCAGGTCAACAATTGTATATGTCGGTGCCCAAGCACCTGAAAATTGCTTCACAACGTACCCAGTTGCTGGCCAATAATTACAAAAAACACCATACCAGGCAATACGCTGGGGGCACCCAAACCCACCCTCAACATCGCTTGGTGGGCAACAAACTGACGACCTACAGCGCGGTGCCTACCAACAACAATCCAGCAATATTTCACACAGTACAATCGGGCGATAATCTTTATCGAATTTCAAAAAAATACAATGTATCAGTCACTAAGTTAAGAACCCTCAACAAAATGAGGAATAACACCGTGTTTGCGGGTAAAAAACTCCTGATTCGTCCTGCTTATGCCCACGGGGTTGCCAACATGACTCATTTACCAATAAACACCAAGCCACACGGAAGGGTAGAAAGGGCAGCACCCAATTCGCCCCATGTACCTACGGTAATGTATGTAGCTGGTATAAGGTTAAAAATTACTGATTATGCCCAGCGTTTGATCCAGTCAGAAGTTAATCAGTTGAGGAGCCACCCCAGGTTTTTTCAGAAAAAACTAGAGCGTATTCAGGTATATATGCCCATCATTAAAAAAATTCTGCGTAAAGAAAACATCCCCAGTGACTTTAGGTTTTTGCCTATCTTAGAGAGTTCGCTCATTGCCAATGCAGTGTCAAGCTCAAATGCTGTAGGGTATTGGCAGTTTAAAGAGGAGTCAGCGTTGGAAGTAGGTATACAAATAGATGAAAATGTAGACGAGCGTTTAAACATAGTAACAGCTACCAATGGAGCCACACGTTATTTGAACCGAAACCACTTGTTTTTCAAAAATTGGATGTACACGCTTTTGTCTTATAACCTAGGCTTTGCGGGCACCCAAGAGTACCTTGAAGACTTGTATGTAAACTATAGCCCAACCAAAGTAAAAACGATGACAATTGATGGAAATACGCACTGGTATATCAGGCGTTTTCTTGCTCATAAGTTAGTGTTTGAGCAGCCACTCAGCCGTTATATTGCCACACCTACTCGACTTAAACATTTTACTTTACGCAACCGAAGCACTTTGCAACAGATTGCCCGTACAAAAAGGGTAGACCTTGCTTTGTTGCGTAAGTATAACCAGTGGCTCAAAACCTGGAAAACACCCAATGACAAAACATACACAGTGATTTTGCCCCTAAAAAACTAG
- a CDS encoding WG repeat-containing protein — MKNTLLYLCWFALLPLFVQCGSAKTKKAQQLEETLDQANSAWAKNDYKNAQIYYAQAAKLSPKDVYIQKRLTSIDSILANQKLEKKSIVKKTLPVKEYDFEDSFYGGFAKVKQGDKWGYINRQKQEIAEPQYDEAAHFSHGFARVSVKDKYGFIDTNGKEIVKPIKYEQAGKFGKEGLAFVMKEDKYGYVDTTGKEVIELKYDWAGNFSEDRAKVSLGNKFGFVDAKGEEVIQLDYDAVRNFKDGVAAVWKQRKWGFVDINGKEAIPFKYDRAEDFRLKKYKNKYNQEKEEMLALVVLNGQTFFINKKGKCVVDCDEK, encoded by the coding sequence ATGAAGAATACCTTACTTTACCTGTGTTGGTTTGCCTTATTGCCTTTGTTTGTGCAATGTGGCAGTGCCAAAACGAAAAAAGCCCAACAGCTGGAAGAAACCCTGGACCAAGCCAATAGTGCCTGGGCAAAAAACGATTATAAAAACGCTCAAATATACTATGCACAAGCTGCTAAGTTGAGCCCCAAGGATGTATACATCCAAAAACGCTTGACAAGCATTGATTCTATTCTGGCCAACCAAAAGTTGGAAAAGAAATCTATAGTAAAAAAAACATTGCCTGTAAAAGAATACGACTTTGAAGATAGTTTTTACGGGGGCTTTGCCAAGGTAAAGCAAGGCGATAAGTGGGGCTATATAAACAGGCAAAAACAAGAAATTGCTGAACCACAATACGACGAAGCCGCCCACTTTAGCCACGGGTTTGCCAGGGTGTCGGTCAAAGATAAGTATGGGTTTATAGACACTAACGGCAAAGAAATAGTAAAGCCAATAAAGTACGAACAAGCGGGTAAATTTGGTAAAGAAGGACTTGCCTTTGTAATGAAAGAAGATAAATATGGTTATGTAGATACTACCGGAAAGGAAGTCATAGAACTGAAGTATGATTGGGCTGGAAACTTTTCTGAAGACCGCGCCAAGGTGTCCCTGGGCAACAAGTTTGGCTTTGTAGATGCCAAAGGCGAAGAGGTAATTCAGCTGGACTACGATGCGGTACGTAACTTTAAAGATGGAGTAGCTGCTGTATGGAAACAGCGCAAGTGGGGCTTTGTAGACATCAATGGTAAAGAAGCAATTCCTTTTAAATATGACCGGGCAGAAGACTTTCGTCTGAAAAAGTATAAAAACAAATACAATCAGGAAAAAGAAGAGATGCTTGCTTTGGTAGTACTAAATGGTCAAACATTTTTTATCAACAAAAAAGGTAAATGTGTGGTTGATTGTGACGAAAAGTGA
- the dnaJ gene encoding molecular chaperone DnaJ, which yields MSKRDYYEVLGVSRGASKDELKKAYRKLAIKYHPDKNPGDSTAEEKFKEAAEAYDVLNNDEKRQRYDRFGHEGLSGGFGGGGGMNMDDIFSQFSDIFGGGGGGGSPFDSFFGGGGRGRGGARARRGSNLRIKLKLTLEEISEGVDKKIKVKRYTNCETCGGNGAKNGSSLDNCGTCNGSGQVRKVVNTMLGQMVSSSTCPTCNGEGKTINEKCGACSGEGRQLEEEVIPVSIPPGVTEGMQLSMSSKGNVPPRGGVPGDLLIVVEEAPHEHLTRRGTDVIYDLQLSFVDVSLGISVEVPTINGKAKIKVEPGTQSGKILRLRGKGIKDIEGYGRGDQLIHINVWTPQALTKQERELLEKLRDAKNFTPNPKKSDKNFFERMKEFFQG from the coding sequence ATGTCTAAACGGGACTATTACGAAGTACTGGGCGTAAGCAGGGGAGCTTCTAAAGATGAGCTTAAAAAGGCTTATCGCAAGCTGGCAATCAAATATCACCCTGATAAAAACCCAGGAGATTCTACAGCCGAAGAAAAGTTTAAAGAAGCCGCAGAAGCGTATGATGTGCTCAACAACGATGAAAAACGTCAGCGTTATGATCGTTTTGGACATGAGGGCTTGTCTGGCGGATTTGGCGGAGGCGGAGGAATGAATATGGACGACATCTTCTCTCAATTTAGCGATATTTTTGGAGGAGGTGGCGGTGGCGGCAGCCCATTTGACAGCTTCTTTGGCGGAGGTGGAAGAGGCAGAGGAGGAGCACGTGCTCGCCGGGGTTCTAACCTTCGTATTAAGCTTAAACTTACTCTGGAAGAAATTTCTGAGGGTGTAGATAAAAAAATAAAAGTAAAAAGATATACCAATTGTGAGACCTGTGGGGGAAATGGTGCCAAAAATGGTTCATCATTAGACAACTGCGGTACTTGTAATGGCTCTGGCCAGGTGCGCAAGGTAGTGAACACTATGCTAGGGCAAATGGTGTCTAGCAGTACTTGCCCTACCTGTAATGGAGAAGGAAAAACCATTAACGAAAAATGTGGGGCTTGTAGTGGTGAAGGTCGCCAGCTCGAAGAAGAAGTAATACCAGTGAGCATTCCTCCTGGAGTGACTGAGGGCATGCAATTGTCTATGTCGAGCAAAGGAAACGTTCCCCCTCGTGGTGGCGTGCCGGGCGATTTATTGATTGTGGTGGAAGAAGCCCCTCACGAGCACCTGACCCGACGTGGTACTGATGTAATTTACGATTTACAACTAAGCTTTGTAGATGTGTCGCTGGGTATATCAGTAGAGGTTCCCACGATTAACGGCAAAGCTAAGATCAAAGTAGAACCTGGTACCCAAAGTGGTAAAATACTGCGCTTGCGCGGAAAAGGTATCAAAGACATTGAAGGGTATGGCAGGGGAGATCAGTTGATTCATATCAATGTATGGACTCCACAAGCCCTGACTAAGCAGGAGCGAGAACTTTTAGAGAAGTTGCGTGATGCTAAAAACTTTACGCCTAACCCTAAGAAAAGTGACAAAAACTTTTTTGAAAGAATGAAAGAGTTTTTTCAGGGGTAA
- a CDS encoding glycosyltransferase family 2 protein: MEVNKKTRKRKDQVKSNIIVIIPAYNEEASIAKVIADIPKGLAEEVIVVNNNSTDRTAEMAQAAGATVLNQRQQGYGAACLKGIAYAREKKMPPEIVVFIDGDYSDFPQQMPDVLAPIIEQDIDMVIGSRALGQRQKGAMMPQQIFGNWLATRLIRLFYGMRFTDLGPFRAIKFHKLLAIGMKDEDYGWTVEMQLKAAKYKLKVTEVPVDYKKRIGVSKVSGTIKGTFMAGYKILWTIFRYL; this comes from the coding sequence TTGGAGGTGAACAAAAAAACAAGAAAGCGGAAAGACCAAGTGAAGTCGAATATTATCGTAATAATACCAGCTTATAACGAAGAAGCCTCTATAGCCAAAGTAATTGCTGATATACCCAAAGGGTTGGCAGAGGAGGTAATTGTGGTGAACAATAACTCAACCGACCGCACTGCTGAGATGGCTCAAGCTGCCGGAGCAACTGTACTCAACCAACGCCAGCAAGGATACGGAGCTGCTTGCCTTAAAGGCATTGCCTATGCAAGAGAAAAAAAAATGCCGCCGGAGATTGTAGTCTTTATCGATGGTGATTACTCTGATTTTCCTCAGCAAATGCCCGATGTATTAGCACCCATCATAGAGCAAGACATAGACATGGTGATTGGTTCGCGGGCGTTGGGTCAACGACAAAAGGGAGCTATGATGCCTCAACAAATTTTTGGCAACTGGCTTGCTACCCGGCTTATTCGTTTGTTTTATGGCATGCGTTTTACCGATCTTGGTCCTTTCAGAGCCATTAAGTTTCATAAATTGCTGGCCATAGGTATGAAAGACGAGGACTATGGCTGGACTGTAGAAATGCAACTCAAGGCTGCCAAGTATAAGCTAAAAGTAACCGAAGTACCAGTAGATTACAAAAAACGCATTGGCGTATCGAAGGTAAGTGGCACCATTAAAGGTACGTTTATGGCAGGTTATAAAATTCTCTGGACTATTTTTAGGTATTTGTAA
- a CDS encoding nucleotide exchange factor GrpE, which produces MTHNSESEKEPATTNQNGENLTEQEAQANATEETSADASETNTEASAQPQEDTHAKLEAEVQEAKDKYVRLYADFENFRRRTAKEKIEQIKLANEGLLKDLLPILDDFERALKAFEEAEDKEAIKEGVKLIQDKFGKTLLNKGLKPMESTIGKVFDVEEHESIAQVPAPSDDQKGKVIDEIERGYYLHDKVVRFAKVVVGS; this is translated from the coding sequence ATGACCCACAATTCAGAATCAGAGAAAGAACCTGCCACTACCAACCAAAATGGTGAAAACTTGACAGAGCAGGAAGCACAGGCAAATGCCACAGAAGAAACAAGTGCTGACGCAAGCGAAACTAATACCGAAGCGAGTGCCCAACCTCAAGAAGATACACACGCAAAACTTGAGGCTGAAGTACAAGAAGCTAAAGATAAATATGTACGCTTGTATGCCGATTTTGAAAACTTCCGCCGACGTACTGCCAAAGAAAAAATTGAGCAAATAAAATTGGCGAATGAAGGTTTATTGAAAGACTTGTTGCCTATTCTTGATGACTTCGAACGTGCGCTCAAAGCATTTGAAGAAGCAGAAGACAAAGAGGCAATCAAAGAAGGGGTGAAGCTAATTCAGGATAAATTTGGCAAGACCTTGTTAAATAAAGGCTTAAAACCTATGGAGTCGACTATTGGGAAGGTGTTTGATGTAGAAGAACATGAGTCTATTGCACAAGTGCCCGCGCCAAGCGACGACCAAAAAGGTAAAGTGATTGATGAAATTGAGCGAGGCTATTACTTGCATGACAAAGTAGTAAGATTTGCAAAAGTAGTAGTGGGAAGCTAA
- a CDS encoding DUF4350 domain-containing protein — MKKQNSVFILLIVVILMILMFAEYAQPKRINWNPTYASSDQNPYGAYILHQELAEVFPAQKIETKERTIYESLKRDFKARTHLAQGDVNYLFINRLFDPNPTDFRILKKFVNNGGEAFISARLFNKAVADELEIKTSYFFLNTKDSVSLRLTPPHPFANQTYYFKPGTVTEYFEKYNKTKSKVLAVNSRNQPILIKYPHGDGHFYINTTPLAFANYHMVFNNNAHFVAGILSYLPRQTVFWDEYYKEGRIHDNNRLRFVFSRESLRWAFWLTAVGLLLFIIFDGRRKQRVIPIIKPLPNTTLEFTKTVGQLYYQRRNHKNIAEKRITHFMEFVRTHLYLSTAQFDDDFLNKLAAKTNGDRHEIATLFKQIKQVKAKSVISDAQLLHLSSHIDRVKAAYEGKDLNKVEETKASKQFNNHIIFGVFWLLMGSAAALSYVMTSDGDMLYLFLGVVILGILQIAFGTSQQAKERSNRIRLSKGKKPLKQNSL; from the coding sequence ATGAAAAAACAGAACTCAGTATTTATATTGTTGATTGTGGTCATACTAATGATACTTATGTTTGCCGAGTATGCCCAACCCAAACGCATTAACTGGAACCCTACCTACGCCTCTAGCGACCAAAACCCTTACGGCGCCTATATATTGCACCAAGAACTGGCAGAGGTGTTTCCTGCCCAAAAAATAGAAACTAAAGAGCGTACTATTTACGAAAGTCTCAAACGCGATTTTAAGGCACGTACTCACTTGGCTCAGGGTGATGTAAACTACCTCTTTATCAATCGATTGTTTGATCCTAACCCAACTGATTTTAGAATATTAAAAAAATTTGTGAACAATGGAGGAGAGGCTTTTATTTCGGCCAGATTGTTTAACAAAGCAGTGGCAGACGAACTGGAAATTAAAACCAGCTACTTTTTCTTAAACACCAAAGATTCAGTATCATTAAGGCTCACTCCCCCTCACCCTTTTGCCAACCAAACCTACTATTTCAAACCAGGAACAGTTACAGAGTATTTTGAAAAATACAATAAAACAAAGTCAAAAGTATTGGCAGTAAATAGTCGCAATCAACCAATATTGATTAAGTACCCCCATGGCGATGGTCATTTTTATATCAATACCACGCCATTGGCTTTTGCCAATTATCATATGGTGTTTAACAACAACGCTCATTTTGTGGCAGGTATACTTAGCTACTTGCCCAGACAAACAGTGTTTTGGGATGAGTATTATAAAGAAGGGCGTATTCATGACAACAACCGATTGCGCTTTGTATTTAGCCGGGAGTCGTTGCGTTGGGCGTTTTGGCTAACTGCGGTAGGTTTGTTGTTGTTTATCATTTTCGACGGACGTCGCAAACAAAGGGTCATTCCTATCATCAAGCCTTTGCCTAATACCACGCTGGAGTTTACCAAAACTGTAGGGCAACTGTACTACCAACGACGCAACCATAAAAACATCGCAGAAAAGCGTATTACTCATTTTATGGAGTTTGTACGCACCCATTTATACTTGTCTACTGCCCAGTTTGATGATGATTTTTTGAATAAACTTGCTGCCAAAACCAATGGCGATCGACACGAAATAGCCACTCTGTTTAAACAGATTAAACAAGTAAAAGCCAAGTCGGTTATTTCTGATGCCCAATTGTTGCACCTGAGTAGCCATATAGACAGGGTAAAGGCTGCTTACGAAGGCAAAGACTTGAATAAAGTAGAAGAAACCAAAGCCTCAAAACAGTTTAACAACCACATTATTTTTGGTGTGTTTTGGCTCTTAATGGGCAGTGCAGCGGCACTATCTTATGTCATGACCTCAGACGGTGATATGTTGTACCTGTTTTTAGGTGTTGTGATATTGGGTATTTTACAAATTGCCTTTGGAACATCGCAACAAGCCAAAGAAAGAAGCAACCGGATAAGGTTGAGTAAGGGTAAAAAGCCTTTAAAGCAAAACAGTTTATAA
- a CDS encoding DUF4129 domain-containing protein yields MPYSLKIYGILFISFWLAVLGRVMAQDSAISVPQKVPTFDKAKIQKYKDDPRFQYKEVQKPASPSTIYRLKEWLWRNFWEPLSDPDKHPVASKVYYLLIALILLYAILKLINADLTGIFRREPSNKISFTEVDENIHEMNFAQLIEEAKTKQNYRRAIRLLYLQSLKKLSDKGFIHWEIDKTNQEYVQTLQDGALKSDFQELTVRFEYICYGDFHIDRDLFTQTAPLFERFNARITQTRSKPTHT; encoded by the coding sequence TTGCCTTATTCACTCAAAATATACGGTATACTATTCATAAGCTTTTGGCTTGCTGTATTGGGGCGGGTAATGGCGCAAGACAGTGCTATAAGTGTCCCTCAAAAAGTGCCTACTTTTGACAAAGCTAAAATTCAAAAGTACAAAGACGATCCCCGCTTTCAGTACAAAGAAGTACAAAAGCCTGCAAGCCCTTCCACAATTTACAGGCTCAAAGAATGGCTATGGCGTAACTTCTGGGAGCCATTGAGTGACCCCGACAAACACCCAGTTGCAAGTAAAGTGTATTATTTATTAATTGCACTGATTCTGTTGTATGCGATTCTTAAACTCATCAATGCCGATTTGACGGGAATATTTCGAAGAGAGCCCTCCAATAAAATCTCTTTTACCGAAGTGGATGAGAATATCCATGAGATGAATTTTGCCCAACTGATAGAAGAGGCAAAAACTAAACAGAACTACAGGCGTGCCATTCGTTTGCTATATCTCCAATCGCTCAAAAAATTATCAGACAAAGGGTTCATTCACTGGGAAATAGACAAAACTAATCAGGAATATGTACAAACACTGCAGGACGGCGCACTGAAGTCAGACTTTCAGGAACTGACAGTAAGGTTTGAATATATTTGCTATGGAGACTTCCATATCGACCGCGATTTATTTACACAAACAGCGCCTTTATTTGAGCGGTTTAATGCACGTATAACCCAAACCAGGTCCAAACCAACCCATACATAA
- a CDS encoding ABC transporter ATP-binding protein, translated as MIEIENITKSFGDKDVLKGISGVFEQGKTNMIIGASGTGKSVLLKCIVGLLRPDEGTVNFNGREFARGNKDLQREIRREIGMLFQGGALFDSKTVEENVMFPLDMLTNESRSDKLERVHFCLERVGLEHAAKRMPSEISGGMQKRVGIARSIVMKPKYLFVDEPNSGLDPLTAITIDNLIHEITTEYNITTIIVSHDMNSVMEIGEYIMFLHKGYKVWEGSNQQITKADVEELNNFVFSNKLLRDLRQHL; from the coding sequence ATGATAGAAATAGAAAATATTACCAAATCGTTTGGCGATAAAGACGTATTGAAGGGCATTAGTGGGGTATTTGAGCAGGGCAAAACCAACATGATTATAGGTGCCAGTGGTACCGGAAAAAGTGTATTACTTAAGTGTATTGTAGGGTTGTTGCGTCCCGATGAAGGCACAGTTAACTTTAACGGGCGGGAGTTTGCCCGTGGCAACAAAGATCTTCAGCGAGAAATTCGACGAGAAATAGGCATGCTTTTTCAAGGAGGGGCTTTGTTTGACTCCAAAACTGTAGAAGAAAACGTGATGTTTCCGCTAGACATGCTCACCAACGAATCGCGTAGCGACAAACTCGAACGGGTGCATTTTTGTTTGGAAAGAGTAGGACTGGAACATGCCGCAAAGCGGATGCCCTCGGAGATAAGTGGAGGCATGCAAAAAAGAGTAGGCATTGCCCGCTCTATTGTAATGAAACCAAAATATTTGTTTGTAGATGAACCCAATTCAGGGCTTGACCCACTCACAGCCATTACTATAGACAACCTTATTCATGAGATTACCACCGAATATAATATTACAACTATTATAGTATCACATGATATGAACTCGGTAATGGAGATTGGCGAATATATTATGTTTTTGCATAAAGGGTATAAGGTTTGGGAAGGCAGCAATCAGCAAATCACTAAAGCAGATGTAGAAGAACTCAATAACTTTGTATTTTCCAATAAGCTGTTGCGTGACCTGCGCCAACACTTATAA
- a CDS encoding AraC family transcriptional regulator, whose product MDELFAQHPINHDPYKPHRLDFFAILIINQGKACHHLDFTTYVLRQGDCLVISPGQVHAFDLQSTYKGHLLLFTEAFLLKYVAQSACAKIAQLYKCPLSLSFFSLPESSKLVTTINEVLIDTEKFAQTDIIGAHLSIYLLKLVRLNQTQALVYRDGSNYELFNRFNQQVTQYFHQSRNAKDYALELAVSYKHLNEICKQFTQKTAKAFIDDVVVLEAQRQLSSTTNSIKEIAFACGFDEPTNFLKYFKKHTGKTPADFRAKYP is encoded by the coding sequence TTGGACGAGTTGTTTGCCCAACACCCCATCAACCACGACCCTTATAAACCTCACCGGCTTGATTTTTTCGCCATATTGATCATTAATCAGGGAAAAGCTTGTCATCACCTTGACTTTACAACTTATGTTTTGCGCCAAGGTGATTGTTTGGTTATTTCGCCAGGGCAAGTACACGCCTTTGACCTCCAGTCTACCTACAAGGGGCACCTGTTGCTATTTACCGAAGCATTTTTGCTTAAGTATGTAGCTCAATCAGCATGTGCCAAAATAGCCCAACTGTATAAGTGCCCCTTAAGCTTATCTTTTTTTAGTTTGCCAGAAAGCTCAAAACTAGTGACCACCATCAACGAAGTATTGATAGATACCGAAAAATTTGCTCAAACCGATATTATTGGGGCACACCTATCTATTTATTTGCTCAAGCTTGTTCGGCTTAACCAAACGCAGGCATTGGTTTATCGTGATGGCAGCAATTATGAATTATTCAACAGGTTTAACCAACAAGTAACCCAATACTTTCACCAAAGTCGCAATGCTAAAGATTATGCCCTTGAATTGGCAGTCTCTTACAAACACTTAAATGAAATATGTAAACAATTTACCCAAAAAACTGCCAAGGCATTTATCGACGATGTAGTAGTATTGGAAGCACAACGGCAGCTGTCATCCACGACTAACTCTATCAAAGAAATAGCCTTTGCCTGTGGGTTTGATGAACCTACCAATTTTTTGAAGTACTTCAAGAAGCATACTGGTAAAACCCCGGCCGATTTCCGAGCTAAATACCCATAG
- a CDS encoding SDR family oxidoreductase: protein MKIAVTAASGKLGATIVKQLVKDIGKNQVVGIARTPAKAKHLGVEVRPGDYNSREQFDIALKGIDAVLIVSGMDAPEKRIAQHRNIIEAAKTNGVKKIVYTSIIGEEAKTAFSPVVKSNRQTEQDIQRSGLDWVIGRNGLYIEPDFEYLEHYTKAGEIANCAGNGQCAYTSRTELAVAYSHMLQEEQHNGHVYHLVGEPITQAQLTEYINQVFGTNLSYRPMTTEEYLLERKAALGDFMGTIIGGIYNGIQQGTFNPESQFDQATGRPHLSALAMAQAFKKAQEALV from the coding sequence ATGAAAATAGCCGTAACTGCTGCCAGTGGAAAATTGGGAGCTACCATCGTAAAACAACTTGTAAAAGATATAGGCAAAAACCAGGTAGTAGGCATAGCCCGTACCCCAGCAAAAGCTAAGCATTTGGGGGTAGAAGTAAGACCAGGCGACTATAATAGCCGTGAACAGTTTGATATAGCCCTTAAGGGAATAGATGCAGTATTGATTGTATCGGGAATGGATGCGCCTGAAAAACGCATAGCACAACACCGTAATATTATAGAAGCAGCAAAAACCAATGGGGTCAAGAAAATAGTATATACCAGTATTATAGGCGAAGAAGCAAAAACTGCTTTTAGCCCTGTTGTAAAGAGTAATCGCCAAACAGAACAGGACATTCAACGTTCGGGATTAGACTGGGTAATAGGGCGAAATGGTCTATATATAGAACCCGATTTTGAGTACCTCGAGCACTACACCAAGGCAGGTGAGATAGCCAATTGTGCAGGAAACGGTCAATGTGCTTATACCAGCCGTACCGAGCTTGCAGTTGCCTATAGCCATATGCTACAAGAAGAACAACACAATGGTCATGTATATCACCTGGTGGGAGAACCTATTACTCAAGCACAACTTACCGAATATATTAATCAGGTGTTTGGCACCAACCTATCTTATCGGCCTATGACTACCGAAGAGTATTTACTAGAGCGTAAAGCTGCTTTAGGTGATTTTATGGGAACAATCATTGGTGGTATTTACAATGGAATCCAACAGGGAACTTTTAACCCTGAGTCTCAATTTGATCAAGCTACTGGTAGGCCTCACCTTTCAGCCTTGGCAATGGCTCAGGCTTTCAAAAAAGCACAAGAAGCCCTGGTGTAG